GATTATATTGCTTTCTGCAAGATGACTCAACATGCGATGCTGCGCAGCAAGTGCAAACATAGCGCCTACAATCAGCATCATCAAAGCCATGGCAAGCACCGCAAAAATAGAGAGCGCACCGTGCTCTGCACTCTCAAAGCAGCATCTTCTTCCGGCGTTCATGACTTCACCCGCGTCTTCAAGACGGTCGTCTTAAGCGTATACGTTTCGTCCGACCAGTGATTCACGCCGACCAGCTCAATATGTATCAGATTGCCTTCTTCCGTGCATTGAAAATTGTGAATTGAAATCTGCCCCCAAGTATGATCACCGCCCGTTATCGGCTGCGGCGATGAATAGCCGACGGCATCCGCTTTTCGTATCATCCTCAGCGAGCTTGCAGGCTGTTTGTACAGCATATAGGTGGTCGACGTCATTTTATCCAGCTGCGGGTGTACATAGGCTATACGCAATACCTCCGGCGATACAACCGTTATCTCCGTCGCCATTCGAGCATCCAGCACGATTCGTTCCATGACATTCTGCATTTCTTGCCGCAGCTCCGCGCTGCCCAACATGAGCAGGTAGCCTCTTATGCATCCGAGAAAAAGCACCGCTATGCTGAGAAAGAGCAAAATTACAACAGGCATCGAGGTTACAAGCTCTATGAGCATCCATCCGCCCTCTTTGCTGCTACCTCGATGCATTCACCCACACCATCCTTTCCTGCTCATATGTATGCGGCGTTCCTTCCTCTTCCCAGCTTGCCCGCGCTTTGATTCTATATACTTGATTTGAAATTTGCTCCTCGGCCCCTTCCAGGCGATATTGCCTGCCATTTTGCTCAACGTCTGCGTCATATTCGGCTGCCTCACCATGTAAGACATCATTCTCCATGCGTGAAAGTGAACCCTCCACCAGATACACCGCCGCGGTCTCATGACAGGCTCTATCGATGAGTTTCGCGGATTGCTGCCAGTAGAACGCGCAGGAAACCATCACCAGCAGCAGCGCCGATAAAATCATCGTCTCCAAGAGGAGGAACCCTCTCTCCTCTTCCGCTCTCATCGCACACCTCGTTTTTCCACACGAACACGGCCGGCCTGATCGATGATGATACTTCGCTCCATAGAGCCCTTTTTCAATGTAATCGTCTGCATGCACCCCATAGGCACGTCCCCATTTGCCAGAAAGATAATCGTCGACCGCAGCGGTGCACTATTTTTCAAAACAACGCGTACTCCCTCCGGCACGGTATGCTTCTTCAAGAGAGAAGTGCCTCCCGGAGACTGCAGCGTCACCATATAGCCCTTCGCATCAACATCCAAAATGACCCTGGAAAACATGAGCCTGCTCGGTGTCGAACTCCTCTTCCTCTGCTCTGTCTTTGACATTTCCTGCACGTAGCGGATCGTCGCTGCAAGCTCGGCGGCTTCTCTGTCCAGCATTTGATAATCATCCATTTTCAAGAGCGGACGAGCTGCCGCCGCCAGCAGCGAGAGGATGATTACAACGAGTAAGAGCTCGATAAGGATACTGCCCGTTTCTCCCTTTTGATTTCTCAATGCATCCACCACCAGATCCATAGAAGAATTGTATCCTCAAAAAAGAAAACCAGCATCGCTCCGATGGACAAAAACGGTCCGAAGCGTATCGTATCCTTTCTGCTTGCCCCAAGCGCCAGCCGACAAAGCGCCCACAGACCGCCCATCATATACGCAGACCAAAGCGCAAATGCCGCGCCATATATACCCAGCCATACGCCAAGTGCCATCCCCAGCTTGATATCGCCCAAGCCCATTCCTTTTTTCGATAAAGCACGCAAAAAGAGGAGCACCCCTCCGCCAATCGTTCCGCCCAGCAGACTGTCTTCAACGCCGATGCCGCCATCGAAAAACGCAAAGAGCAAGCCAAGTATTGCCGTCGGAAATACAATCCGATCCGGCAAAAGTCCAAAGTATATATCCTGCAGCGACAGGTACAGCAATGCTTCAAACAGCACACAGCCCTTTAAAAGGAGCAGTGTCATTCCAAACATTTCGTACAGTAAACCCATACCGACGACAGACAACAAGATAAACAGCCGGTGCCCGGATGCAGGCAGCGGCTCGATCGCAGACCATCCCATCTCTATGATCCCGATGCGGAGCCCGCACGCTGCTCACTGCTTCCAAATTCAGCAAGCGTATGATTGTCTAACGTAGCTTCTTTTGTGTCTGCAGTGATTGCATACCTTTGCGTTGTCACCTCACCCCGCTTCCCATCCTTTAATAAATACGTTCCCGCCGGCGGTTTGAGCTTATCCGCGTCGACAATATAGTCCTTGAGATCCGTTTCTATATTCTTGGGGTAAGATCCCTTTTCCGTTTGATACATGGCGATCGCCGAATTGATCGTACTTAGATCCATCTGTATCTTTGACGTGTTCGCCATCTCACGCACATGCATGAACTTCGGCACGGCAATCGCCGCCAATACGCCAATGATCGAGATAACCACGATCAATTCAATCATTGTGAATCCTTCTTCCCGCTTCTTTTGCTCCCGTTCCAATTCCCACACCATCCTTTTCTCAAATCATGCACTCAAGGCGTAACCGACATCAGTTCAAATAAAGGCAATGCTACGGAAAGTACAAAGAAGGCGACCACGCCGCCTACTGCCAACAGTATGACGGGTTCAGCCAATGTTTCCACACGCTTTGCGCGCATCTCTCCTTCAAAGCTGCAAAAATCCGCGATCTGCCTGAGCACCTGCTCCAGGTCTCCTGTCATTTCTCCCGTTCTTATCCAGCTGGTAACAAAAGAAGGAAAGCCCCCTCTTCCCTCCAACACTTCCGAAAGCGGCATTCCCTGACGCACGAACACCGCAGCCTGCTGAAGCTCGGACCGCAAATACAGATTTTCTGTCGCCTTGCTCATGAGTTCCAGTGCCTCATGGAGTAAAATTCCGCTTCCGACCATCACGGATAATGTCTCCATGAGACGCTCCAACTCCATATATTCTTCTAAGCGTCCAAATACGGGAATGCGCAATCGAAGCTTCCCCCAATGAGTCCGAACCCCGGGCGATTGAAATATTGCGCGTAAAAGAAGCACCGCCAGTATAATTCCTATCGGCAGCCCCCAACCTGCGTCGCTCACAAAATGGCTAGCCCACAGCAAGAACTTTGTCGGAAGCGGAAGTTCGCGCTGCATTCCCTCCAAAAGCGCCGCAAAAACAGGGAGTACAACGACCAGAAAGAAGCTGCCGGCGGCCGCTGTCAATACAAGCAGCAGCGCGGGATAGGCAAGTGTCGTCTTGAACTTCTCCTGTAATCGATATGCCCGCTCACCATGTACAGCCAAGCGAAAGAGCACTTGATCCAAATGTCCTGCCTGATCCCCTGCCCGCAGGACTGCAGCCATCGTCGCGGGAAATATCTCTGCGTGTCGCTCCATAGCGGCTGCCAGCGTCCCCCCGCCATGCAGATAGGATACTATATCCCACAGCAGCTCACGCTCGCGTCCGGATGCGCTTTCCGCGAGAATACGAACGCTTTCTTCCAGCGACAGATTCCCTTCCAGAAGCATAGCCAGGCGACGACAAAAATTCACACGGAAATACGCTTTGTCAGCAAAGGGGAGCCTCGAAAAAAAGGAATGTCTTGGCAGGATAGGATGAAGCTCTGTTATAAACAGCCCCTGCTCCTGCAGATGGTACGCCGCGTCCTGTATGTTTTCCGCCTCCATCCGACCCGTGATCTTCTCCCCGCCGGCGGATCGCGCTTGATATGAAAAGGCAGCCATAGCATCACTCCCATCCCGGTTTTATCATCGGATTCACATCGTCGACGACGCAATCTTCCCCTGCTTTTCGAGAAGGCGGATTGCATCGTGCATACTCTGCATCCCCTGCGATCTGCCCGACAATATGACATTGGCAAGCTGTGCAAATTTTCCTGTTCGCAAAATGTTCTTTACAGCCGGAGTCGTCAGCAGGACTTCCGTCGCCGCTATGCGCCCCTCCCCTTTCATAGGCAAAAGACGCTGTGAAAAGACCCCCAACAGAGCTGCCGCCAGCTGCTGCCGAATCTGCTCCTGCTCTTCGCTTGGAAACATGCCCTCTATGCGTATTGCCGCCTCCACGGCATTCTTTGTGTGAAGTGTCGCCAACACAAGTGTGCCGGTCTCCGCGGCCTGCAGCGCAATGCGCATCGTCTGCGCCTCACGGAGCTCTCCGATCATCAAGATGTCCGGATCGGAGCGCAGAGCCGCTTTCAATCCCTCCGGGAAAGATGTGAAATCCCGTCCCAGCTCCCTCTGGCTTATCACAGCCCGCTTCGGTGTGAAGATCACCTCAATCGGATCTTCCAGTGTCAAGACGTGGGCATCCCTTGTTTGATTTATCTCCTCCAAAAAAGCTGCCAGTGTCGTTGACTTCCCGCTGCCGGTTTTTCCGCCAATCAGGATAAGTCCATGCTTTTCGCCGGTAAGCGAGCGAAGCGCCGAGGGCATCCCTAAGGCATCCGGAGTCGGTATGTCCCGCGGCAATAATCGAAGCGATAACGCAGTCTCCCCCAGTGCATAATAAGCAACTCCCCGAAAGCGCCGCTCCGCTTCCGTAAAGGCGAAATCAAGCTGCCGTTCCTGTTCTAAATGCAATCGCTGTACATCGGAGAGTACCGCTTTTAGAAATATGCGCACGGCCTCTGCGGAAACAGCACAGGAGCCAAGTGAGTATAGCCTTCCATGTATGCGCAGCTTCGGTATTTGACCGCATACAATATGTACGTCCGAGGCGTTTTTTTCGATTGCCTCCCGCAGCAGCAAATCAAGTGTACACTCGTCAGCCATTTGCATCGCCTCCATAGAGCGCCTGCAGGATTTCATCTGCAGACGTCACCCCTTGGTACACCTTCTCCATGCCATCCTCTGCAAGCACCTTTAATCCCTTTTGTCTTGCGAGGGTACGAAGCGCATCTAAACGGATCCTCTCAGCAATCGCTATGGCAATCTCCTCATCGATGACAAGCAGTTCATGCAGTGCAAGCCGTCCGATATACCCCGTCCCGTTGCAGGCTGTGCACCCCTTGGCACGATAAAAGACGGCACGCGGCGCTTCCCCGCGTGAAAGTACAGGCGGCAGTCCTCTGAAATCCTGTTCCTTACACATAGGGCAAAGCCGCCTCACCAAACGCTGTGCCAAAATCCCCCGAAGTGATGCAGAAACAAGATACGGGGGTATCCCCATATCCAAGAGACGATACACGGCCCCCAGACTATCTTCCGTGTGCACGGTGGAAAACAGCAAATGACCTGTCAATGCGGCTCTGACTGCAATCTCCGCCGTCTCTATATCTCGAATCTCACCGAGACAGATCGCGTCGATGTCTGCACGTAAGAGCGCCTTCAGTGCCACGGCATACGTCATTCCCGCCTTCTTATTGACAGGAATCTGATTGATTCCCTCCAACCGATACTCCGGAGGATCCTCAATCGTCATGATATTGCGATCTGATGTGTTGATTTCATGAAGCGCTGCATAAAGAGTTGTCGTCTTTCCGGAATTGACCGGTCCCGCCAGCAGAATCAGCCCCGCCTTTTGATGGCATAGCTTTAGAAACCGACTCTTATTTTCTTCAGAAAAATCCAACTTTTCAACATCCAGCAGTTCATCTGTGCGCCGCAAAAGACGAAGAACCGCCTTCTCTCCATCCAGTAGGGGAAGAATCGCAAGACGTATATCGAGCTGTTCTCCATTCTGCCTCGTAAAGCGGATTCGTCCATCCTGCGCCGTATGGCGCTCCACCGTATCGATCTTCGCCATGACCTTCAGACGGCCCATCAGATAAGGATGCACCGCCAAGTCCAGTGACTCTCTCAACATTTCCAATCGGCCATCTATGCGAAAACGAACGCGCAGCTTGCCTTGAAACGGCTCCACGTGAATATCACTGGCGCGATACTCCACAGCCGTTTCAATCAGCTGATCGACATACTCCGCGATAGGGCCGCGCGCGAAGTCCATCCCCGCCTCACGCCCATCTCTTCGTATACGAGCCAGCTTCTCAACCCTTTGTTCAGCTTGCCTGTATGATGAAATCTGCACGTCCATCCTGCCGCCACCCACACTTCCACCCGTATCCTGTCTTCTTAGTGCATTGCTGACTGCTTTGACTGCAGAGCCTTTCGAAGTGCGTCCGTCATAACCTGTCGATTCGGCTCTGTACCTGTCCAAAGGTGAAACGCCTCTGCCCCCTGTCCGACGAGCATGGCCTCACCATTGATCGTTTTGCAGCCATGCTCCTTTGCTTCACGTAAGAATCGAGTCACTGCCGGCGTATATATGATATCGTAGATAATTGCCTCTCTGCGCACATCGTCCCACACAATGGGAACCGTTTCATCCTCCCCGGGGTGCATGCCCAAAGGCGTTGTATTGACAATGAGATCCGCTTCTCTGATTGCGGCTGCAAAGGACTCCTTGTGCCACTCATGTGCAGCAATCTCCCTCATCTCTTGGAAAGATGACGCTAATGCTTTCGCTTTTTCTTCATTTCTGGCCCCGACTGTAAGACATTGCGCCCCTGCGGAAATCAATCCGTACAAGACTGCACGAGCCGCACCTCCGGCACCGAATACAACCGCCCTTTTTCCCTTCACAGACATCCCCTGCGCCTTCAATGGAGAGAGAAATCCGGCTGCATCCGTATTGTATCCTTTTTTTCTGCCATCCTTGATGACAACTGTATTGACCGCCCCGATCATCTTGGCAGCATCATCCAGCGCATCCAATAACGGAAGGATGGTCTGCTTATACGGAATTGTCACATTAAAACCGCGGAACCCCAATGCGGCAAAGCCGTCAACCGCCTCCTGCAGATGTCCTTCCTTAACATGGCAAGCCGTGTATATATAGTCAATACCGGCTGCCTCAATCGCTGCATTATGCATTTGCGGCGACATGGAATGTGCAATCGGATCACCTATGACAGCCAGGTTGATTGTCTTTCCGCTAACCATAATTCCCCTCCTTAACGCCCGATATACTATGCGCTTTTTCTGCAAAGACATATCAGCACATCCTCCAGCTGATTTGCCTCAGCCTGTCCTGTCTTTAGACAATAGTCCAGCTCTGTGAGCAAGAGGAGCGCCTCCTTTAGCTGCCCCAGCTGAAAACGACGGCTTGCCCGCCCTATTTTTTCAGCAATAAAGGCATTGAGTCCCATGATCTCACCGAGTTTCTTTCCTCGGATCCCCTGCGCCTCAAAAACCCTCGCCTGCCACAGCTGTCTTACATGACGCGCTAAAAGACTGATCACCAGCGGAGGAAATACACCGTCCTTCAACTGTCGGCGCAGCACCTCCAATGCTTTGACGAGCTTCTGTTCGCTGACTGCATCGACGAGAGCAAACGCCGAAAGCTCCGGCAGGCTCGAGAGCACTGTCATGAGCTCGCGCTTGCCGATGCGCTTCTCATCTGTATAAAGCGTCAGCTTGGAAAGCTCTTTATCCAAATACGATAAGGATACCTGAGGCATCATGGATACAGCGCCTATGAACGCTTCATTTGCTTCACGATCAAATTGCTTTCCGATCTCAAGCAATCGCCCCGACAGCCAATCACCGATCTCCCAAGGACGCAATGCCTCCGCTTCCAGGATAGAGCCCGCCTTGTCTATGACCTTATATATTTTGCGCCGCTTATCCGCCTTCGGCACTTCAAAGATGAGTACCGTGGTATCCGGCATATCTGCAAGCAGCTCGTAGAGATGATCCTCCGCGCTGTTCTTTTTCTTCCCCTTTGAAGCTGTCTCCTTTTTTTCGCCCGCAGGATCATTAACTTCCGTGGACCTCTCACGGAAAAGGGAAAAGTCCTTGACTAAAAGGACATTTTTCTCCGTAAAAAAGGGCATTCGCTGTATCTCGCCTATCAGCTTTTCCATGTCGACATCTCCGGAGAGCACCTCCAGACCGTCTTGCTTTTGCTCATCGCCGTTTGGAAAAAGGCGAGCAAACAGAGCCTCCTTGGCACGCTCAATGAAGTACGTCTCTTCACCCGCAAGTAAATATACATTTTTGAGTGTAGCCTTCTTCAGCTCTTCCATGAACGCTCCGTACTTCATAGCATATCCATTCCTTTATGAAGAAACACCCTTCGCACCATACGGATGACAATAGTTATATAACTATATCTGTAGTAAAATATTCGTCCAAATCATAAAATATCCTTTTTGTTCCTTCCCCGATGATACCTGTGACTACAGTAACAGACAGACATAGCATACTGTACTGCTAAAAGAAAAAATATAGATTACAGTGATTTATTGTATTTTAGAATTGTATCGGCATCATAAATATACTCTCCTCTTGCCAATAACCCTCAGGATAATATAGATGCGATACATGAGACCAGCACGCCAAAGGGCAATAGTCAAAGAATGAGTTTCTCAACTGATGCCCATTTTCCCGAATCCTATCACGAGGATTTCTTCCCATAGCCTGTTGCTGCCCCCTCCGCCGCTATCAGATCCTCGGCAGGTACATATCCATAACCCTGCATCCGCGAGAAATGAGGCATAGATACATCCGCATTGTCTGTCCACAGCTCGCACTGCTCCATCACCGTCTGCACAGCATCATCCATGCCCTCGGGCGGATACTTATGTTTTTTGAGAAGACGCTTAATCAGCATTCGCATCTTTGCACGCGCACTCTGGCGCAGCTGCCAGTTGATCGTCCGATTCTTCCGCAGCGTATCTGCCAGCTCCTTTGTAATGGCGATCAGCTCCTCATTCTCATAGAAGTCCTTGATCGCCTGCGGCTTCGTCAGTGCATCGTAAAAGGCAAGCTCGTCCGCCGTCAGCCCGAGAGCCTCCCCCTCCGCATTTGCCGCTGAGATCTGCTTTGCCAGATTCAGAAGTTCCTCGATCACCTGCTCATTCGTCAGCATTCCGTTCAGATACGCATTCATTGCACGTCCAATGATCTCACTGAACTTCTCCGACTTTACGATATTCGTCCGCCGATAGACCTGCACCTGCTCTGCAATCAGCCGTTTCAGGAGTTCAATCGCGAGGTTCTTCTCCTTCATCTTCGCGATCTCTTCGAGGAACTTCGGATCAAACAAAGAAAACTCCCGATCCACATCCGAAAAGAGATTGATAACCCCCTCGCTCTTGATGCTCTGTTTAAGCAGTTCGTTGATGCGTGCATTCATCTCCGGCAGGGAGATCTTCTCTCTGCCGCCCGCATTTGTCAAACGTGCGAGGAGAACGCGCACCGCCTCGAAAAACGCCGCCTCAAACCGCAATTCCTGGGGCACAAGCGAAGCGCAGAGCGAGAGTGCCTGACGCAGGAGCAGTGCCTCCTTTACAAAACGATTCTTCTCATCCTCTCTCGCAGGTGCAAGAATAAAGTTCACCGCCCCGCTGATCGTCTTTGCACGCGCGAGATCACTGCCCGTACGGAAAGCAGCGTAGTCATAGCCGTGGAAAATGTCGCGCACGACCTCCAGCTTTTCGATAAACTTCGGATAGGCGACCTTTGCAATATCCGTATCGCCGTAGCGTTTGCGATCACGCACCGTGTAGTCATTCATCGCCTGTTTGAGCGCAGACGCGATCCCCACATAGTCGATGACAAGACCGCCTTCTTTGTCACGAAACACACGGTTGACGCGCGCAATCGCCTGCATGAGATTGTGCCCGCTCATCGGCTTGTAGACATACATCGTCGCAAGCGACGGCACATCGAATCCCGTCAGCCACATATCCACAACGATTGCAATCTTCATTGGACTGTCATTGTCCTTGAAAATCTTTGCCAGCTCATCCCGCCGACGCTTATTCCCGATGATCTTCCGCCATTCCTCGGGGTCTTTGTTGCTCTCCGTCATGACAACAGCAACCTTCTCCGTCCATGTAGGACGCAGAGCCAGAATCCGCTCATAAATCTTCATTGCAATCGCACGCGAATATGCAACAATCATCGCCTTGCCCGTGAGGAGATCGGCGCGATAGTTCTCATAGTGATAGAGAATATCCTGCACGAGAGAGTCAATCGTCTCATCATGCCCGAGCACAGCCTCCATCTGCCCGAGCGTGCGCTTACTCCTTTCGATCACCTCCGCATCCGCTTCCTGCGCCATACGATCATACTCTGCATCAATCAGCGCCAGCGTCTCGGCATCGAGCTTCAGCTGCATCACGCGGCTCTCGTAGTAGACAGGGCGCGTTGCGCCGTCCTCCACCGCCTGTGTCATATCATAGATGTCGATGTAGTCCCCGAATACCTCACGCGTACTGCGATCCTTTGCCGCGATCGGCGTACCTGTAAATCCAATATACGTGGCATTCGGCAGACTGTTTCGGATCACACGCGCGATCCCAACCACACGCTTTGCAATCTCCTGCCCCGCATCATCGTGTGTGAGGCGAATGCGCTCAGTCAGCCCATACTGTCCACGGTGAGCCTCATCCGCCATCACCACAATATTACGCCGCTCCGATAGTGCCTCATCCGACTCCTCAAACTTCTGCATCGTCGTAAAGATGATTCCATTCGCCTGCCGTCCCGCAAGAAGCTCCCGCAAGTGGGCGCGGCTCATCGCGTGTACGGAATCTTGCCGCAGGAACGCCTTGCACTTCGCAAACTGCCCGTAGAGCTGGTCATCCAGATCATTGCGGTCTGTCAGCACAACGATCGTCGGACTCTCGAGTGCCTCTTGGAGCAAATGCGCATAAAACACCATCGAGAGAGACTTGCCGCTTCCCTGCGTATGCCAAAACACGCCGCCTTTGCCATCTTTCTTCGCCGCCCGAGCAGTGGAAGCAATGGCACTCCGCACCGCAAAATATTGATGATAGCCCGCCAAAATCTTAAACGATTTCTGCCCCTCGTTGGAAAAACAGATAAAGTTCTTTATGATGTCAAGCAACCGCTCTGGTTGAAAAATCCCCTCAAAGAACGTATCAAACTGTGCATATGCCGTATTCTCATAGTTTCCGTCCACCGTCTTCCACGCCATAAAGCGTTCCTCATTGGACGTGATCGTCCCCGCCTTCGACGTGCTCATGTCGCTCATTACACAGATCGCATTGTAGACAAAGAGCGACGGAATCTCCTGCATATAGTTCCGCAGTTGGAGATACGCCTCGCTCGCATCCGTCTCCTCACGCGCAGGAGATTTCAGCTCAATCACGACAACAGGAAGGCCGTTGAGGAAGAGGAGAATGTCAGGACGCTTCTCACTATTCTCCACCAATGTCCACTGATTCGCCGCAATGAAGGAGTTATGCGCAGGATTTTGATAGTCCACGAGATAAGCGAGGGCAGATCGCTCCTCGCCCTCCGCAAAATAGCGTACAGGAACGCCGTTCTGAAGATAGTCCATAAAGATCTCGTTACGCTGTGCGAGAGCACCGTTCTCAATGTTACGCAGTTGATCAAGCGCATCCGATAGAGCCTCGTCCGGGAGTGAAGGATTGAGCCGCCGAAGCTGCTCGGTGAGGACCGCATCATAGAGAGGACTGCGAATATCGCGCTCTACATCAGGACCGTAGAGGAGCGTATAGCCAAGCCCCGAGAACAACTCCATCACAGACTTCTCATAGTCCGCCTCTGTATAAAATCCAGACATGGTCTTTACCCCTTTTACAAGAGCACACTCTTTCTTACATTGACAGTTCTTGCGCTGTACGCACAACAAATTCATATATTTTCTGCGCGGTCTGTTTTGAGGCATTCATTGTATTTCCACGCTTCTTTAACAGCCTCGTTATCTTCATTATGAATTTACTTTTGTTATTCTCTTTATACCAATCAACATTTTTTGTACAGTCAAATATAATATATTTCAGTTCATTAGCTATATCATTTTCGTATTGATTATTTAGGTGTTTTTGTATTGTACTTTTAAACTCTTTTGCAGACGCAATCCTATCCTCTATTTTTTCTTCATGTAGATTAGGTAAAACCGGCTCATATTTTACAAAATCTGATGCGGATTTTTTCCCCTTAACACTTGATTTTATGTATTTAAGTTGATGATCTAGTTCAGGAAATAGCGTAGCTTCATTGATATTACATCTATCTAGTTCCTGTAAAATGGCATTTTTATCCTCTTCTCTTATATAGAACTCACCATCAAACACTTTTTTAAAATTATCTTTGCTTTTCTCAATAATTAAATCATTAATATCATTGCCTTTGACTGTAAAACAACTGGCCAGCATGAACATTCCACTTTGCCGAATCAATCGATTATTGCTATATACAGGTCGCACAAGATAATTCATCTGAATAATATCAATAAACTCTTTAACCCCCTCAACTGAGAGCCATTTCTCCTTGTCCCCATCAGATATTACATTTTTTCTGTATAGCTCATCCAGCACATATTTTATATTATTAACTTGATTAAGATTCATGTGTGCCAATGCCGATACAGTTTTAACCCTTTGATCTGTGGCAGCTACCATATAATCACTTTTATAATAGACAACACCATATGATGTTTCTTCCTCATCACCATGATTGATAGATACATCAAGATCAGT
This portion of the Selenomonas sp. TAMA-11512 genome encodes:
- a CDS encoding type I restriction endonuclease subunit R — protein: MSGFYTEADYEKSVMELFSGLGYTLLYGPDVERDIRSPLYDAVLTEQLRRLNPSLPDEALSDALDQLRNIENGALAQRNEIFMDYLQNGVPVRYFAEGEERSALAYLVDYQNPAHNSFIAANQWTLVENSEKRPDILLFLNGLPVVVIELKSPAREETDASEAYLQLRNYMQEIPSLFVYNAICVMSDMSTSKAGTITSNEERFMAWKTVDGNYENTAYAQFDTFFEGIFQPERLLDIIKNFICFSNEGQKSFKILAGYHQYFAVRSAIASTARAAKKDGKGGVFWHTQGSGKSLSMVFYAHLLQEALESPTIVVLTDRNDLDDQLYGQFAKCKAFLRQDSVHAMSRAHLRELLAGRQANGIIFTTMQKFEESDEALSERRNIVVMADEAHRGQYGLTERIRLTHDDAGQEIAKRVVGIARVIRNSLPNATYIGFTGTPIAAKDRSTREVFGDYIDIYDMTQAVEDGATRPVYYESRVMQLKLDAETLALIDAEYDRMAQEADAEVIERSKRTLGQMEAVLGHDETIDSLVQDILYHYENYRADLLTGKAMIVAYSRAIAMKIYERILALRPTWTEKVAVVMTESNKDPEEWRKIIGNKRRRDELAKIFKDNDSPMKIAIVVDMWLTGFDVPSLATMYVYKPMSGHNLMQAIARVNRVFRDKEGGLVIDYVGIASALKQAMNDYTVRDRKRYGDTDIAKVAYPKFIEKLEVVRDIFHGYDYAAFRTGSDLARAKTISGAVNFILAPAREDEKNRFVKEALLLRQALSLCASLVPQELRFEAAFFEAVRVLLARLTNAGGREKISLPEMNARINELLKQSIKSEGVINLFSDVDREFSLFDPKFLEEIAKMKEKNLAIELLKRLIAEQVQVYRRTNIVKSEKFSEIIGRAMNAYLNGMLTNEQVIEELLNLAKQISAANAEGEALGLTADELAFYDALTKPQAIKDFYENEELIAITKELADTLRKNRTINWQLRQSARAKMRMLIKRLLKKHKYPPEGMDDAVQTVMEQCELWTDNADVSMPHFSRMQGYGYVPAEDLIAAEGAATGYGKKSS
- a CDS encoding FRG domain-containing protein, which gives rise to MESYENRPEDGIIIESVGDFIHAVKEIDSESESLGSNHIIVFRGQRTSDWSVEPSVFRDQYLSIEHDLLQKPLLQNPNEFNYSMDAFEIMTKYQHYGMCTRLLDLTTNPLVALYFACEAHGDTDLDVSINHGDEEETSYGVVYYKSDYMVAATDQRVKTVSALAHMNLNQVNNIKYVLDELYRKNVISDGDKEKWLSVEGVKEFIDIIQMNYLVRPVYSNNRLIRQSGMFMLASCFTVKGNDINDLIIEKSKDNFKKVFDGEFYIREEDKNAILQELDRCNINEATLFPELDHQLKYIKSSVKGKKSASDFVKYEPVLPNLHEEKIEDRIASAKEFKSTIQKHLNNQYENDIANELKYIIFDCTKNVDWYKENNKSKFIMKITRLLKKRGNTMNASKQTAQKIYEFVVRTAQELSM